A part of Aspergillus oryzae RIB40 DNA, chromosome 7 genomic DNA contains:
- a CDS encoding uncharacterized protein (FAD-dependent oxidoreductase) produces the protein MAYHPPLKDKQSPVVIVGAGVFGLSSAIHLAKRGFTDITVFDRQPYHETLYDFDKGCDAASADCNKIIRAAYGDEVWYQNLTFKAIEVWESWNKSLAEETILPPGMTSKDRIYVNCGNYHFGDETDGLNDFEKLSVNNITKAGKGPTQYLLYFDSKEVARARADGFSYAVDPFNLSKDGKHQGYLDMIGGFVYADKACTYALHLVKKLGVKLVLDRGAGSFESFLEDPTGKVVGIKTADGKHHKAAATVVACGGWTPSLIPEIDGLCETTAGSIAMIQIPEGSPLRERFSPDNFPVFQWNTRAGENGNLYGFPLDSRGVMKIGYRGTKYTNPQRVQSGQVRSIPITKWTSPFITGLPEKSVQVVQRFLDKYLPELKQSGIGISQTRLCWYTDSFDNHWVIDGIPGKEGVIVATGGSGHAFKFLPLLGEFVADKVMGIESDMLRRFQWRKPPHGETPRNQLMKGFNDANALHRVRMVPDDGSHYSSKL, from the exons ATGGCATATCACCCACCTCTAAAGGACAAACAGTCGCCCGTTGTGATTGTTGGGGCAGGTGTCTTCGGCCTCAGCAGTGCCATCCATCTAGCCAAGAGAGGATTCACAGATATCACTGTCTTTGACCGACAGCCATACCATGAGACCCTATACGACTTCGACAAAGGCTGCGATGCTGCCTCGGCAG ACTGCAACAAGATCATCCGTGCTGCATACGGCGACGAGGTCTGGTACCAGAATCTGACCTTCAAGGCGATCGAGGTCTGGGAATCATGGAACAAATCTCTCGCAGAAGAAACCATATTGCCGCCCGGGATGACAAGCAAAGATCGCATCTATGTCAACTGTGGCAATTATCATTTCGGGGACGAAACCGATGGTCTTAATGACTTCGAAAAGCTCTCCGTGAACAACATTACAAAGGCTGGTAAAGGCCCTACACAGTACCTACTGTATTTTGATTCAAAGGAGGTGGCACGCGCCAGGGCGGATGGATTTAGCTACGCGGTGGATCCTTTCAACCTCTCCAAAGATGGAAAGCATCAAGGTTATTTGGACATGATCGGTGGATTTGTGTATGCCGACAAAGCTTGCACTTATGCACTCCATCTAGTAAAGAAGCTAGGTGTAAAATTGGTCCTAGATAGAGGGGCGGGTAGCTTTGAGAGCTTCCTAGAAGATCCGACAGGCAAGGTGGTAGGCATCAAGACTGCGGACGGCAAACATCACAAGGCCGCCGCGACGGTCGTCGCGTGTGGAGGCTGGACCCCCAGTCTGATCCCCGAGATCGATGGCCTCTGTGAGACCACAGCTGGATCCATCGCCATGATCCAGATTCCGGAAGGATCTCCCCTTCGGGAACGGTTCTCGCCGGACAACTTTCCTGTGTTTCAGTGGAATACGCGGGCCGGGGAGAATGGCAATCTATATGGTTTTCCGCTGGATAGTCGCGGCGTGATGAAGATCGGGTACAGAGGAACAAAGTATACGAATCCACAACGAGTCCAATCGGGCCAAGTGCGCAGTATACCGATTACGAAGTGGACGTCACCGTTCATTACCGGATTGCCAGAGAAGTCCGTCCAGGTCGTTCAGCGCTTTTTGGACAAGTATCTCCCCGAATTGAAGCAGAGTGGGATCGGAATCTCGCAAACCAGACTGTGCTGGTACACGGACTCGTTTGATAACCATTGGGTGATTGATGGCATCCCAGGCAAGGAAGGGGTCATTGTAGCCACAGGTGGCAGCGGCCACGCTTTCAAGTTCCTACCCTTACTTGGCGAGTTCGTCGCCGACAAGGTGATGGGAATCGAGTCCGACATGCTGCGCAGGTTCCAATGGCGGAAACCGCCGCATGGAGAAACGCCTCGTAACCAGCTCATGAAGGGTTTCAATGATGCGAATGCTCTCCACCGAGTGCGGATGGTGCCTGACGACGGCAGCCACTATAGTTCGAAACTCTAG
- a CDS encoding MIP/aquaporin family protein (glycerol uptake facilitator and related permeases (Major Intrinsic Protein Family)), whose product MGGPEDGTQLRQAHEPFVQPGYSDLNPSYEQPSNAKPVWSLAKPLPRVVRAGMVPTKEELLDARLQPERPAENSQKLGLDVDPNDLEQGQIPKMADPRKMAAQVEDARLQRENNFVNKVLTGDVGSSRVSRTSSTRRRRPSVRIDAPGDQLSIVPEGPSAVPSVASDQAGDSLPHGSDEPLEPVPEQPEQPEVQTAAADALPDLSALHESSLPEDLHPLVQELVEDEVHNNHTTWSVIRTHHREALAESLAVFVQLTIGFCADISVTVADAGNPNTTAWAWGFATMIAIYVSGGVSGAHLNPSVTIMLWFYRGFPKRKMPEYFLAQFVGAFVAALTAYGVYYQSIHQYLLTHPDTGIVTSFVTGQRQSWIDPATAFFTEFLGTALTATTILALGDDQNAPPGAGMNSLIVGLMVFVLSNTFSYQTGAAFNPSRDFGPRLALLALGYGSELFTNPYWFYGPWAGSLCGAMIGAFLYDFMIFTGGESPVNYPWERTQRSLRKSRIKWKRRLRMDRRRRGISEKVVR is encoded by the coding sequence ATGGGGGGCCCAGAGGATGGTACACAGCTGCGACAGGCACACGAACCTTTTGTCCAGCCGGGCTATTCGGATCTTAACCCCTCTTATGAACAGCCCTCAAATGCAAAGCCAGTCTGGTCTCTTGCCAAGCCCTTACCGCGTGTGGTGCGGGCAGGCATGGTGCCCACTAAGGAGGAGCTGCTCGATGCACGGTTGCAGCCAGAGCGTCCGGCCGAGAATTCGCAGAAGCTTGGACTCGATGTGGATCCAAATGACTTGGAGCAGGGACAAATTCCGAAAATGGCGGATCCCCGGAAAATGGCCGCGCAGGTGGAGGATGCTCGCCTTCAACGCGAAAACAACTTTGTCAACAAGGTTCTTACCGGAGATGTTGGTTCGTCGCGCGTATCTCGGACTTCCTCCACCCGTCGGCGCCGCCCGTCAGTACGGATTGATGCCCCGGGCGATCAGCTTTCCATAGTGCCGGAAGGGCCAAGTGCGGTCCCGAGCGTAGCTTCGGATCAGGCTGGAGACAGTCTGCCTCACGGTAGTGACGAACCCCTTGAACCCGTGCCAGAGCAGCCAGAGCAGCCAGAGGTGCAGACTGCCGCAGCTGATGCCCTGCCCGACCTTTCAGCCCTGCATGAATCCTCACTACCGGAAGATCTGCATCCACTAGTGCAGGAGCTGGTGGAAGACGAAGTACACAACAATCATACAACCTGGTCCGTTATTCGCACTCACCATCGCGAGGCGTTAGCTGAATCCCTGGCGGTATTTGTCCAGCTGACCATTGGCTTCTGTGCAGATATTTCTGTCACGGTAGCTGATGCCGGCAATCCCAATACAACTGCGTGGGCGTGGGGCTTTGCTACTATGATAGCGATCTATGTCTCCGGTGGTGTCTCGGGTGCCCACCTCAACCCCAGTGTAACGATTATGCTATGGTTTTATCGTGGCTTCCCGAAGCGTAAGATGCCGGAGTATTTTCTAGCGCAGTTTGTGGGTGCTTTTGTCGCTGCACTGACTGCCTACGGTGTATACTACCAGTCAATCCACCAATACCTCCTTACCCACCCAGATACGGGGATCGTGACCAGCTTTGTGACTGGCCAGCGTCAGTCATGGATTGATCCAGCAACCGCCTTCTTCACGGAATTTCTTGGGACGGCCCTCACGGCAACGACAATCCTGGCCTTGGGTGACGATCAGAATGCACCTCCGGGGGCGGGCATGAACTCGCTGATCGTTGGGCTTATGGTGTTTGTGCTTTCGAATACCTTCTCCTACCAGACAGGGGCTGCATTCAACCCCAGTCGAGACTTTGGGCCGCGCCTTGCCCTTCTCGCCCTCGGATACGGGTCCGAACTTTTCACGAACCCTTACTGGTTCTATGGGCCATGGGCCGGCTCTCTATGTGGTGCTATGATCGGTGCGTTCCTGTACGATTTCATGATCTTCACTGGTGGTGAGTCGCCGGTGAATTACCCTTGGGAGCGCACTCAGCGCTCGCTGCGGAAGAGTCGCATAAAATGGAAACGGCGGTTGCGCATGGACCGACGACGACGTGGCATCTCCGAGAAGGTAGTTCGTTAA
- a CDS encoding uncharacterized protein (predicted protein): MKFQWASGLLLGAATVDAFKPAEFSYESSEAECVEIAKSVTGEVKYQSPPPNSYLISKTNPEEPDENWVVQCSSQYRGYACDYAIDDRDDRYWLSNPADGETSEIVVDLRKKYLVSGLTMLPELNKNSKHGQIGEHRISVSQDGKTWTPVAYGTWGSNKSPKLSVFNPKLAQYVKLVSESQSLPDRTQKKHGQISIVNLSVYTYNGTDYPREDPSKGVWGPTIDLPIVPVSSAVEQHGDIIMWSAWADDQFFASPGGKTLTSTMNRDGIITQSEVFETKHDMFCPGTSMDIDGNIVVSGGADSGRTSVYNGTAWVKGPSMAIPRGYQSSTTLSDGRIFVIGGSWSGGDKVAKNGEVYYPYPDGNAVWETRPGCEVEPMMTDDRLGQWRADNHGWLFGWKKASVFQAGPSKEMHWYDVDDVSRDRNGRRRVRGSVHSAGLRGKDQDSMSGSAVMYDATKGKILTFGGQRHYDGSYGSKRAHLITIGEAYQRPVVKVAGKGPDGKGEGGMHEPRVFHTSVVLPDGKVFIAGGQTWGKPFHEDQIVFTPELYDPETDTFVQLSRNNIKRVYHSISMLLPNATVLNGGGGLCGNCSANHYDAEIFNPPYLFNPDGTRAVRPEITRMINGNVLTVGGAVTFETASEVESASLVRVGTTTHTVNTDQRRIPLDITHKGGNQYTADLPNDAGVILPGWYMLFAMNDQGTPSVAQMVKVELSSPPEWKTRQYAEEQAGELESEYRGDAHDCDHEEEVKGLISSMLASSSKFWNTWKPSLINQA; encoded by the coding sequence atgaagttcCAGTGGGCATCGGGTCTCCTTTTGGGGGCGGCCACTGTTGACGCCTTCAAACCCGCCGAATTTTCCTATGAATCCTCCGAAGCCGAATGTGTCGAGATTGCCAAGTCTGTGACTGGGGAGGTCAAATAccaatctcctcctcccaatTCGTATCTCATCTCCAAAACGAATCCCGAGGAGCCAGATGAAAATTGGGTGGTCCAGTGTTCCAGCCAGTACCGGGGCTACGCATGCGATTATGCCATCGATGATCGGGACGACAGATACTGGCTCAGCAACCCTGCTGACGGAGAGACTTCGGAGATCGTCGTCGATCTCCGCAAAAAATACCTTGTCAGCGGTCTGACCATGTTGCCTGAGTTGAATAAGAATTCCAAACATGGCCAGATTGGTGAACACCGCATCTCTGTCTCGCAGGACGGCAAGACTTGGACCCCGGTCGCATACGGTACCTGGGGATCCAACAAGAGCCCAAAGCTGTCCGTGTTTAACCCCAAACTGGCTCAATATGTCAAGCTTGTGTCAGAGAGCCAATCCCTCCCCGATCGGACGCAGAAGAAGCACGGACAGATCTCCATCGTCAACCTTTCCGTTTACACGTACAACGGCACGGATTACCCCAGAGAGGATCCCAGCAAGGGTGTCTGGGGTCCCACGATTGATCTCCCGATCGTCCCTGTCTCCTCTGCCGTTGAGCAGCACGGCGACATTATCATGTGGTCTGCCTGGGCCGACGACCAGTTCTTCGCCTCCCCCGGTGGTAAGACCCTGACCAGCACCATGAACCGCGACGGCATCATCACCCAGAGTGAGGTCTTCGAAACCAAGCACGACATGTTCTGCCCCGGTACCTCCATGGACATTGATGGCAACATTGTCGTCAGTGGTGGTGCTGACTCCGGTCGCACCAGTGTGTACAATGGCACCGCGTGGGTGAAAGGTCCTAGCATGGCGATTCCCCGTGGATACCAGTCCTCGACCACCCTCTCCGACGGTCGCATTTTCGTGATCGGAGGATCTTGGAGCGGTGGAGACAAGGTTGCCAAGAACGGCGAGGTCTACTATCCTTATCCTGATGGAAATGCCGTTTGGGAAACACGTCCCGGCTGCGAGGTCGAACCCATGATGACCGACGACCGTCTGGGCCAATGGCGGGCAGATAACCACGGTTGGCTCTTTGGCTGGAAGAAGGCGAGTGTCTTCCAGGCAGGTCCCAGTAAGGAGATGCATTGGTACGATGTCGACGATGTCAGTCGGGATCGGAACGGTAGACGCCGGGTTAGGGGTTCCGTGCACAGTGCCGGACTCCGTGGAAAGGACCAGGATTCCATGTCTGGCAGCGCCGTCATGTACGATGCTACCAAGGGTAAGATCCTTACCTTCGGTGGTCAACGTCACTACGATGGCTCCTACGGTTCCAAGAGAGCCCATCTCATCACCATCGGAGAGGCCTATCAACGACCCGTCGTGAAGGTGGCGGGCAAAGGCCCCGACGGTAAAGGTGAGGGCGGAATGCACGAGCCGCGTGTTTTTCATACTTCGGTCGTCCTTCCTGATGGCAAGGTCTTCATTGCTGGCGGCCAGACCTGGGGCAAGCCCTTCCATGAGGATCAGATCGTCTTCACGCCTGAGCTCTATGACCCTGAGACGGACACTTTTGTTCAGTTGAGCCGCAACAACATCAAGCGTGTCTACCACAGTATTTCGATGCTGCTGCCCAACGCTACCGTCCTcaatggtggtggtggtcttTGTGGCAACTGCTCTGCCAATCACTACGATGCCGAGATCTTTAATCCCCCCTACCTCTTCAACCCGGACGGCACCAGGGCTGTTCGTCCTGAGATCACGAGAATGATCAACGGCAATGTGCTCACCGTTGGCGGAGCGGTCACATTCGAGACGGCTTCTGAAGTTGAATCTGCGTCCTTAGTCCGTGTGGGAACTACTACTCACACCGTCAACACCGATCAGCGTCGTATCCCTCTCGACATCACGCACAAAGGTGGAAACCAGTATACCGCCGACCTTCCCAATGACGCTGGTGTTATCCTTCCTGGGTGGTACATGTTGTTCGCTATGAATGACCAGGGCACTCCCAGTGTAGCTCAGATGGTCAAGGTTGAACTGTCCTCCCCTCCTGAGTGGAAGACCCGCCAGTACGCCGAGGAACAGGCGGGGGAGCTGGAATCCGAATATCGTGGGGACGCTCATGATTGTGACCACGAGGAAGAGGTCAAGGGGCTCATTTCGAGTATGCTTGCTTCATCAAGCAAGTTCTGGAACACCTGGAAGCCTTCTCTGATCAACCAGGCTTAA
- a CDS encoding YdeI/OmpD-associated family protein (uncharacterized protein conserved in bacteria), translated as MPPKAHAIAEPSDLPIHPFKSATDFEHFLEREHSTSPGIYVKLAKKSSGIPSVSRDEAVETALCFGWIDGRAHAYDEDWWLVRYTPRRAKSIWSKKNVTTVESLLNAGRMRPAGLAVVEAAQADGRWARAYDGPATITVPDDLTTALTQTPAAATFFEGLNRSDRYSVLVQLQWAAPQRRAKRIETLVQMLADGKTPGASDKSAKTSKRKAVDRNHEKGGRRKTSKKK; from the coding sequence ATGCCACCTAAAGCACACGCGATAGCAGAACCATCAGATCTCCCAATTCACCCTTTTAAATCAGCCACTGACTTTGAACATTTTCTCGAGCGGGAGCATTCCACATCGCCAGGGATCTACGTGAAACTGGCCAAAAAGTCTTCAGGCATTCCATCTGTGTCTCGCGACGAAGCTGTGGAGACAGCGTTATGTTTTGGATGGATCGATGGTCGCGCGCATGCCTACGATGAGGACTGGTGGCTGGTACGATATACCCCACGACGTGCGAAGAGCATCTGGTCCAAGAAGAACGTGACGACCGTAGAGTCATTACTAAACGCTGGTCGTATGCGGCCAGCCGGATTGGCTGTGGTGGAAGCTGCACAGGCGGATGGTCGCTGGGCTCGTGCATACGATGGTCCGGCCACTATCACCGTGCCGGACGATCTGACAACTGCGCTGACCCAGACGCCAGCAGCGGCAACTTTCTTTGAAGGGTTGAATCGGTCAGATCGGTACTCGGTGTTGGTTCAGCTTCAGTGGGCTGCTCCGCAGCGCCGAGCGAAGCGCATCGAGACATTGGTCCAAATGCTAGCAGATGGTAAAACACCAGGAGCGTCAGACAAGTCAGCTAAAACAAGTAAACGCAAAGCGGTGGACAGAAACCATGAGAAGGGCGGACGCCGGAAAacatcgaagaagaaatga
- a CDS encoding uncharacterized protein (predicted protein), with protein sequence MYSRNQVLAALATVGITSVNAAMGPALSTGPVASNSFIREATSTLILPKGPSGGSTDAITSLWVGMGTSNGDLIQSIADNWQQSDWTMYAYTLMKTSDTSQMPIYGDGQENAGEGDKVTMHYKFDDASGNYTQTVQINGETVSTLSTSDGQAQGWGSSVECAENNCGTVGAHSWTDTKIILDVADANYINTLAKGEGVTGGDMTTSDGGKTWTISTFGIPDHTFSD encoded by the exons ATGTATTCTCGCAACCAGGTTCTAGCAGCTCTTGCCACCGTCGGCATCACATCGGTGAACGCCGCCATGGGTCCCGCACTTAGTACTGGCCCTGTTGCGTCCAACTCGTTCATCCGCGAAGCTACTTCGACCCTTATCCTGCCAAAAGGACCCAGCGGAGGATCTACGGACGCCATCACCTCCCTATGGGTGGGTATGGGCACCTCGAACGGTGACTTGATCCAGTCCATTGCCGACAATTGGCAACAGAGTGACTGGACGATGTATGCCTACACGCTCATGAAGACCAGCG ACACCTCACAGATGCCAATTTATGGTGATGGCCAGGAGAATGCTGGCGAGGGGGACAAGGTGACGATGCACT ACAAATTCGACGATGCCAGTGGAAACTACACACAGACCGTCCAGATCAACGGCGAGACTGTCTCGACGCTCTCCACGAGTGATGGGCAGGCTCAGGGCTGGGGCAGCTCTGTTGAGTGTGCCGAGAACAACTGTGGCACCGTTGGCGCTCACT CCTGGACCGACACCAAGATCATTCTTGACGTTGCCGATGCCAACTACATCAACACTCTCGCAAAGGGAGAGGGAGTCACTGGAGGAGATATGACTACTAGTGACGGTGGCAAGACCTGGACTATCAGCACCTTTGGCATTCCAGACCACACTTTCTCTGACTAA
- a CDS encoding alternative oxidase (predicted protein) gives MASFFLNITCPNRACLAAGNSAQLLGKHVIAGVSPRTVFTPGRRPQSTQSSLVTKSSWTHPVYTTSQLHSIQTAHRNAKDWSDRMALGTVRFLRWGMDLVTGYHHSHPRDAHSPRFRMTEEKWITRFIFLESVAGVPGMVAAMLRHLKSLRRMRRDYGWIETLLEEAYNERMHLLTFLKLSQPGPAMYFMVLAAQCVFFTGFSLAYLISPRICHRFVGYLEEEAVITYTKAIQELDKGNLPLWSNMEAPAMAIKYWQMPEGQRSIRSLLLCVRADEANHRDVNHTLGNLNQDSDPNPFSAKFRNALKEAS, from the exons ATGGCGTCCTTCTTTCTGAATATCACTTGTCCCAACAGAGCCTGCCTGGCAGCTGGCAATTCCGCACAATTGCTTGGGAAGCATGTTATAGCAGGCGTTTCCCCACGGACAGTATTTACTCCCGGGAGAAGACCGCAGAGCACCCAATCCTCTCTCGTTACAAAGTCCTCATGGACGCATCCTGT ATACACGACATCTCAGCTGCACTCGATTCAGACGGCTCACCGCAACGCCAAAGATTGGTCGGATAGGATGGCTCTTGGAACTGTCCGCTTCCTACGATGGGGCATGGACTTGGTCACgggatatcatcattcacaTCCACGCGATGCACACTCACCTCGTTTCCGAATGACCGAGGAGAAATGGATCACAAGGTTTATTTTTCTGGAGAGCGTTGCGGGCGTTCCCGGGATGGTAGCTGCTATGCTGCGACACCTGAAGAGCCTaaggaggatgaggcggGATTACGGATG GATTGAGACACTCCTGGAAGAGGCCTATAATGAAAGGATGCACCTTTTGACCTTCCTCAAATTATCCCAACCAGGCCCTGCCATGTACTTCATGGTGCTGGCAGCACAGTGTGTCTTTTTTACGGGATTTTCTCTCGCCTACTTAATTTCTCCTCGGATATGTCACCGATTTGTCGGGTacctggaagaggaagccgtGATCACTTATACCAAAGCAATCCAGGAGCTTGACAAGGGAAACCTGCCGCTCTGGAGCAACATGGAGGCCCCTGCAATGGCCATCAAGTACTGGCAGATGCCGGAAGGCCAACGGTCTATACGTTCGCTGTTATTGTGCGTACGTGCCGACGAGGCGAACCACCGGGATGTGAATCACACGCTTGGAAATCTCAACCAAGATAGTGATCCCAATCCCTTCTCGGCCAAGTTTAGGAACGCACTTAAGGAGGCCAGCTAA
- a CDS encoding glycoside hydrolase family 75 protein (predicted protein), whose translation MRLSEILAVALVTGATAYDLPDNLKQIYEKHKGKCSKVYQKGFTNGGHSDGKSFEYCGDIEGAIFMHSSAKGGQYTNMDVDCDGANNSAGKCSNDPSGQGVTAFKDEVKKFGIPDLDANLHPYIVFGNEEHSPQFKPQKYGMEPLSVMAVVCNGKLHYGIWGDTNGGTSTGEASLSMAELCFPEEKPDGDHGHDDNDVLYIGFTGKDAVPGKSANWKAKKTEDFEDSIKSIGDKLVAGLKA comes from the exons ATGCGTCTCTCCGAAATCCTCGCCGTTGCTCTGGTCACTGGTGCCACCGCATATGATCTGCCGGACAACTTGAAGCAGATCTATGAAAAGCACAAG GGAAAATGTTCTAAGGTTTATCAAAAAGGATTTACCAACGGCGGCCACAGCGATGGCAAATCGTTTGAATACTGTGGTGATATTGAGGGAGCAATTTTCATGCACTCCTCTGCCAAGGGCGGCCAGTACACCAACATGGATGTGGACTGCGATGGAGCCAACAACTCTGCAGGGAAATGTTCCAATGATCCATCTGGTCAGGGTGTGACCGCCTTCAAGGATGAAGTGAAGAAGTTCGGAATTCCCGACCTTGATGCCAATCTCCATCCCTACATTGTGTTTGGAAATGAGGAACACTCTCCCCAGTTCAAGCCTCAGAAATACGGAATGGAGCCATTGAGTGTCATGGCTGTTGTGTGCAATGGCAAGCTG CATTATGGCATCTGGGGCGACACCAACGGGGGCACTTCCACTGGTGAGGCTTCCCTTTCGATGGCGGAACTTTGCTTCcccgaggagaagcccgATGGTGATCATGGCCACGACGACAACGATGTCCTCTATATCGGATTCACCGGCAAGGATGCTGTGCCTGGAAAGAGTGCCAActggaaggccaagaagaccGAGGACTTCGAGGACAGCATCAAGTCGATCGGTGACAAGCTGGTTGCTGGCCTCAAGGCTTAG
- a CDS encoding uncharacterized protein (permease of the major facilitator superfamily), translating into MSFTQNEVGSSVSAVLLQSYIWGGSATSKKDELELVFSNPTAKEAGTVPGESIRIDPSIEKSVLRKLDFKLLPVLSLMYFFNSLDRSNLGNAKTDGIDQDLKLVGNQYSIILAVFNVTFSLFDLPSNLLLKKFSGKAMLPIMMLGWGSVTLLQCAAFNFAGMLVCRLFMGIFEAGFFAGVIFYLTQFYKRNEIAFRLSIFYGMVTIAGAFSGLIAFGVFQIKENLPGWKYLFLIEGGATIIIATFAAWWLPLSGSKCHWFNEAESQVAQMRLLQDGSVRTTDRLSITEALGALLDWRVLVWAVSCFCFGVAQSSVSNFLPQMVALQGYSAVKTNLYTVAPYCVGTVVLWIIAKSSDHFRERSFHLAAALIITFIGYVILATVDPNTNKGVAYFACFLLAAGAFVPSSIFHSWHTNNVTHESQRAATVGFLVGSANCAGIPSSLSFKAETAPRYMPALIVNCVFLLVGACVVIGLGTWFRLDNRRRDKEQGVRLTAGDVATQNLVGGWKDPNWRWTP; encoded by the exons ATGTCATTCACGCAAAACGAGGTCGGCAGCTCAGTGTCAGCTGTACTACTCCAATCTTATATATGGGGTGGATCAGCC ACCTCGAAGAAGGACGAGCTAGAGCTTGTGTTTTCTAATCCCACCGCCAAAGAGGCGGGCACGGTACCAGGTGAATCGATCAGAATCGATCCCTCCATCGAGAAATCGGTACTCCGGAAGTTGGACTTCAA GCTCCTTCCCGTCCTTTCATTAATGTACTTCTTCAACTCCCTTGACCGGAGTAATCTGGGGAACGCGAAGACCGATGGCATTGACCAAGACCTCAAGCTGGTTGGCAATCAATACAGTATTATCCTTGCCGTGTTTAATGTTACGTTCTCCCTGTTCGATCTGCCCTCCAATTTGTTGCTAAAGAAGTTCAGCGGTAAAGCCATGCTTCCTATAATGATGCTAGGCTG GGGTAGCGTTACGCTTCTTCAATGTGCAGCATTCAACTTTGCTGGCATGCTCGTATGCCGACTGTTTATGGGCATTTTCGAAGCAGGCTTCTTCG CGGGGGTAATCTTCTACCTGACACAGTTCTATAAAAGGAATGAAATTGCCTTTCGCCTCTCAATATTCTACGGCATGGTCACGATCGCAG GTGCATTCTCCGGCCTCATTGCCTTTGGTGTCTTTCAGATCAAAGAAAACCTACCAGGCTGGAAataccttttcttgatcGAAGGCGGTGCAacaatcatcatcgccacATTTGCAGCCTGGTGGCTCCCACTCAGTGGCTCCAAGTGTCACTGGTTCAACGAGGCCGAGTCCCAAGTGGCACAGATGCGTCTCCTGCAAGACGGATCCGTCCGAACGACAGATCGCCTTTCCATCACAGAGGCTCTGGGCGCCCTGTTGGACTGGCGGGTCCTCGTATGGGCCGTCAGCTGCTTTTGCTTCGGTGTTGCCCAAAGTTCCGTCAGCAATTTCCTCCCGCAGATGGTGGCTCTCCAAGGCTATTCCGCGGTAAAAACTAATTTATATACGGTGGCCCCGTACTGCGTCGGGACCGTTGTTCTCTGGATCATTGCCAAGTCGTCGGATCATTTTCGAGAGCGCTCGTTCCATCTGGCGGCTGCGTTGATCATCACGTTTATTGGATACGTAATTCTTGCCACCGTGGATCCAAATACTAACAAGGGGGTGGCCTATTTCGCCTGCTTCCTCCTTGCAGCTGGCGCTTTCGTACCAAGTAGTATCTTTCATAGCTGGCATACCAATAACGTCACACATGAGAGCCAACGAGCAGCAACGGTGGGCTTCTTGGTGGGCTCGGCGAATTGTGCGGGCATTCCATCAAGTCTATCATTCAAGGCAGAAACCGCACCAAGGTATATGCCCGCGTTAATTGTGAACTGTGTCTTCCTTCTGGTGGGTGCGTGTGTGGTGATAGGGCTAGGGACATGGTTCAGGCTTGATAATCGAAGGAGAGACAAGGAACAAGGCGTCCGGCTGACTGCAGGTGATGTTGCGACGCAGAATTTGGTAGGAGGTTGGAAGGATCCCAATTGGAGGTGGACCCCTTGA